A genomic stretch from Methylorubrum extorquens includes:
- a CDS encoding conserved protein of unknown function, putative transport-associated protein (Evidence 3 : Putative function from multiple computational evidences; Product type t : transporter) has product MGDKLIRQNVIDELDFDPSIDAANIGVAVENGIVTLTGHVGSYTERVAAEKAAQKVRGVRGVVEEIQVRFDGETPPRDEDIAQRAVQMLDWSATVPKGAVQVKVQDGWVTLSGKVDWQYQKEEAYRAIRRLAGVAGIMNAIEVAPRASVPDVRAKIMAALKRNAELEADAIKVTVKDAKVVLEGKVNAWYERRLAENAAWSAPGVRAVEDHLTLG; this is encoded by the coding sequence ATGGGCGACAAGCTGATCCGCCAGAACGTCATCGACGAGCTCGATTTCGATCCCAGCATCGACGCTGCCAACATCGGCGTCGCCGTGGAGAACGGCATCGTCACGCTCACCGGTCACGTCGGTAGCTACACGGAGCGCGTGGCCGCCGAGAAGGCGGCCCAGAAGGTGCGCGGCGTGCGCGGGGTGGTCGAGGAGATCCAGGTGCGCTTCGACGGCGAAACGCCGCCGCGCGACGAGGACATCGCCCAACGCGCCGTGCAGATGCTGGACTGGTCGGCGACGGTGCCTAAGGGCGCCGTGCAGGTGAAGGTCCAGGACGGCTGGGTGACGCTCAGCGGTAAGGTCGATTGGCAGTACCAGAAGGAGGAGGCCTACCGGGCGATCCGGCGGCTCGCGGGCGTAGCCGGCATCATGAACGCCATCGAGGTGGCGCCCAGGGCGAGCGTGCCCGACGTGCGCGCGAAGATCATGGCGGCGCTCAAGCGTAACGCCGAGCTTGAGGCGGATGCGATCAAGGTGACGGTCAAGGACGCCAAGGTCGTCCTGGAGGGCAAGGTGAACGCCTGGTACGAGCGCCGCCTTGCCGAGAACGCGGCTTGGTCGGCTCCGGGCGTGCGCGCCGTCGAGGACCACCTGACGCTGGGCTGA
- a CDS encoding protein of unknown function; putative REC domain (cheY-like) (Evidence 5 : Unknown function): MDGGREGRPVVLVAEPQALPGMWLEDVLADAGCAVSGPYATCQDAAESLEEKPPDFAVVSVDLNQGPCFPLACALRRRGVPFALISGNARVPDAFSDVPRFDRLFDARDMVSAVSARCAVPGCPCACPMLDRIAVGEAVALDQCPTACRA; this comes from the coding sequence ATGGATGGCGGAAGAGAGGGACGACCGGTCGTACTGGTCGCGGAGCCTCAGGCGTTGCCGGGCATGTGGCTGGAGGACGTGCTCGCCGACGCCGGCTGTGCCGTCAGCGGGCCCTACGCCACTTGCCAGGATGCGGCGGAGAGCCTGGAAGAGAAGCCGCCAGACTTCGCGGTCGTCAGCGTCGACCTGAACCAGGGGCCCTGCTTCCCGCTCGCCTGCGCCCTGCGCCGCCGGGGCGTCCCCTTCGCGCTGATCTCTGGAAACGCACGCGTCCCGGACGCCTTCTCGGACGTGCCGAGGTTCGACCGGCTGTTCGATGCCCGGGACATGGTCTCCGCCGTAAGCGCCCGTTGCGCGGTCCCGGGCTGCCCCTGCGCCTGTCCGATGCTGGATCGGATCGCGGTCGGCGAGGCCGTTGCGCTGGATCAATGTCCGACCGCCTGCCGGGCGTAA
- a CDS encoding putative manganese transporter (Evidence 3 : Putative function from multiple computational evidences; Product type t : transporter), producing the protein MSVPSVAAEEADDPEVPSPAVGPSKPRLLRVLGPGLITGASDDDPSGIATYGQAGAQFGYGLCWTMLYTLPLMAAVQMVSARIGRTTGHGIARVLREHYPNSLLQAVVVLLLAANILNLGADLGAMADALNLLLPGPRWLYVVLFAGICAFMQLVLQYTRYVAVLKWLTLSLFAYLGVVIFARVSWWDLGAALAIPKVNLSGGALTTLVALFGTTISPYLFFWQAAEEAEDLHAYPRRRDLLHAPEQGGAALHRIEIDTLVGMAFSNLVALAIMVTAAAVLHPRGITDIQTSAQAAEALRPLAGPFSATVFALGIVGTGLLAVPVLAGSAAYAVGEARRWPVGFGRRLLEARAFYGTVALATLVGMVISLGAVDPIRALYWSAVVNGVIAVPVMAVMMMAAARTDIMGAFAVRGPLKLLGWVATACMLLAVLAMLMTAALPLI; encoded by the coding sequence ATGAGCGTCCCGTCCGTCGCGGCCGAGGAGGCCGACGACCCGGAGGTGCCGAGCCCTGCCGTCGGCCCTTCGAAGCCGCGCCTGCTGCGCGTCCTCGGCCCCGGCCTGATCACCGGTGCCTCGGACGACGACCCCAGCGGCATCGCCACTTACGGCCAGGCGGGAGCCCAGTTCGGCTACGGCCTGTGCTGGACCATGCTCTACACCCTGCCGCTGATGGCGGCGGTTCAGATGGTTTCCGCCCGGATTGGGCGCACCACCGGCCACGGCATCGCCCGGGTGCTGCGCGAGCACTATCCGAACAGCCTGCTCCAGGCCGTGGTGGTGCTCCTGCTGGCCGCGAACATCCTGAACCTCGGGGCCGACCTCGGCGCCATGGCGGACGCGCTGAACCTGCTGTTGCCGGGCCCGCGCTGGCTCTATGTGGTCCTCTTCGCCGGCATCTGCGCCTTCATGCAGCTCGTCCTTCAGTACACGCGCTACGTCGCCGTCCTGAAGTGGCTGACGCTGAGTCTGTTCGCCTATCTCGGCGTGGTGATCTTTGCCCGCGTCTCTTGGTGGGACCTTGGCGCGGCGCTCGCCATCCCGAAGGTCAACCTCAGTGGCGGCGCCCTGACCACGCTGGTGGCCCTCTTCGGCACCACGATCAGCCCCTACCTGTTCTTCTGGCAGGCCGCCGAGGAGGCCGAGGACCTGCACGCCTATCCGCGCCGGCGCGACCTCCTGCACGCGCCCGAACAGGGTGGCGCGGCGCTCCACCGCATCGAGATCGACACGCTGGTCGGCATGGCCTTCTCGAATCTCGTGGCGCTCGCCATTATGGTTACCGCCGCCGCGGTGCTGCACCCGCGTGGTATCACCGACATCCAGACCTCGGCCCAAGCGGCGGAGGCCCTGCGTCCGCTGGCTGGCCCGTTTTCCGCTACTGTCTTCGCCCTTGGCATCGTCGGGACCGGACTTCTGGCAGTTCCAGTGCTGGCGGGCTCGGCGGCCTACGCGGTCGGCGAGGCGCGGCGCTGGCCCGTTGGCTTCGGCCGGCGCCTGCTGGAGGCGCGCGCCTTCTACGGGACGGTGGCGCTCGCCACGCTGGTGGGCATGGTCATCAGCCTGGGCGCGGTCGACCCGATCCGGGCGCTCTACTGGAGCGCAGTCGTCAACGGCGTCATCGCGGTGCCGGTCATGGCGGTGATGATGATGGCGGCGGCGCGCACCGACATCATGGGCGCCTTCGCGGTGCGAGGTCCCCTCAAGCTGCTCGGCTGGGTCGCCACAGCCTGCATGCTGCTCGCGGTTCTCGCCATGCTGATGACGGCGGCGCTTCCCTTGATCTAG
- a CDS encoding conserved protein of unknown function (Evidence 4 : Unknown function but conserved in other organisms), whose product MSYELTEPVHWQGRQWAVTGYGIEALDGMYHVPFADIPDAEDGRPGWLDDLRRRYGTDGDDLAAALRVARTVRAEAKASASKSMA is encoded by the coding sequence ATGAGCTACGAACTCACCGAACCCGTGCACTGGCAGGGCCGGCAGTGGGCCGTCACCGGCTACGGGATCGAGGCGCTCGACGGCATGTACCACGTGCCGTTCGCCGACATCCCGGACGCCGAGGACGGCCGACCTGGTTGGCTCGATGATCTCCGCCGCCGCTACGGGACCGACGGCGACGACCTCGCGGCGGCCCTTCGGGTCGCACGCACGGTCCGTGCCGAAGCGAAGGCCTCGGCGTCGAAGTCGATGGCATGA
- a CDS encoding conserved protein of unknown function (Evidence 4 : Unknown function but conserved in other organisms) — MREYLVTFHKTVPDDTGHDHRVLQQQAVVTARSDIAAAFAAKAMLCEACGVVDWRMRADTCEVAELTRQAA; from the coding sequence ATGCGCGAGTACCTCGTCACCTTCCATAAGACCGTCCCGGACGACACCGGGCACGACCATCGCGTCCTGCAGCAGCAGGCGGTCGTCACCGCCCGCTCGGACATCGCCGCCGCGTTCGCCGCCAAGGCGATGCTGTGCGAGGCTTGCGGCGTCGTCGACTGGCGGATGCGGGCCGATACCTGCGAGGTCGCCGAACTCACCCGGCAAGCAGCCTGA
- a CDS encoding conserved protein of unknown function; putative membrane protein; putative ion transport domain (Evidence 4 : Unknown function but conserved in other organisms) yields MLVVLAASIVLVMVTILVLYETLRLTSEHLAELPVPPRWRIVAVVLAAFAGHTVAVWIYAIAYWLLVLRLGLGSFSGVPVTTFEDCLFVSVVAYSSLGYGDHAPVGHARLLTGVEALNGLLLIGWSASFTYLAMERYWPLHGKARAHRAAKARSPADGEPGRERLFPPTTGT; encoded by the coding sequence ATGCTTGTCGTCCTCGCCGCCAGCATCGTCCTCGTCATGGTCACCATCCTGGTGCTCTACGAGACGCTGCGCCTGACCTCGGAGCACCTCGCCGAACTGCCGGTGCCGCCGCGCTGGCGCATCGTCGCCGTGGTGCTCGCCGCCTTCGCCGGGCATACGGTCGCGGTCTGGATCTACGCCATCGCCTACTGGCTGCTCGTCCTGAGGCTCGGCCTCGGCAGCTTCTCGGGCGTGCCGGTGACGACGTTCGAAGACTGCCTGTTCGTCTCGGTGGTCGCCTATTCCTCGCTTGGCTACGGCGACCACGCGCCCGTCGGCCACGCCCGCCTTCTCACCGGCGTCGAGGCGCTCAACGGCCTGCTCCTGATCGGCTGGTCGGCTTCCTTCACCTACCTCGCCATGGAACGCTACTGGCCGCTCCACGGAAAGGCGCGCGCCCACCGTGCCGCGAAAGCCCGCAGTCCGGCAGACGGGGAGCCTGGCCGCGAACGCCTCTTTCCGCCGACGACCGGCACCTGA
- a CDS encoding putative biotin/lipoyl attachment domain (Evidence 3 : Putative function from multiple computational evidences; Product type f : factor), with product MADIHVAEGLWSTGMLPEGVLERWLVPDGASVRAGEAVAAVRIGEALHDIASPAEGRLMILAPVNEVVDPGCIIAEVHG from the coding sequence ATGGCAGACATCCACGTAGCTGAGGGTCTCTGGTCCACGGGCATGCTGCCCGAAGGCGTCCTGGAGCGGTGGCTCGTCCCGGACGGGGCGAGCGTGCGGGCCGGCGAGGCTGTGGCCGCCGTGCGCATCGGCGAGGCCCTGCACGACATCGCTTCCCCCGCCGAGGGTCGCCTGATGATCCTCGCGCCGGTCAACGAGGTGGTCGACCCCGGCTGCATCATCGCCGAGGTCCATGGGTGA
- a CDS encoding conserved membrane protein of unknown function (Evidence 4 : Unknown function but conserved in other organisms): MSQAGRQVTPPPSGGRADEIQIDILQHAAGMALVLAAWVLVFADQGRAAFFALMPGLLILALTGCNRIRFRPALEKAVVLAGAWTVLTPFLFGFAANDAATWAHVVAGAVTVAVATRRLRIARAS; this comes from the coding sequence ATGTCCCAGGCAGGTAGGCAGGTCACGCCCCCGCCGTCGGGTGGGAGAGCGGACGAGATCCAGATCGACATCTTACAGCACGCTGCCGGCATGGCGCTGGTACTGGCTGCATGGGTGCTGGTGTTCGCTGACCAGGGCCGGGCGGCCTTCTTCGCGCTCATGCCGGGCCTGCTGATCCTCGCGCTCACCGGATGCAACCGGATTCGCTTCCGTCCCGCCCTTGAGAAGGCGGTCGTACTCGCTGGGGCGTGGACGGTTCTCACGCCTTTCCTATTCGGCTTCGCGGCCAACGATGCCGCTACCTGGGCGCACGTCGTGGCCGGAGCCGTGACTGTGGCGGTCGCCACGAGGCGGCTCAGGATCGCGAGGGCGTCATGA
- a CDS encoding conserved exported protein of unknown function (Evidence 4 : Unknown function but conserved in other organisms): protein MMAASPRSARVLALGGLLASVAGAPAIAGPTEDHRVRGWTIATQLCSQCHVIGRAAQPGEFVGPAFVRVAEMPSTTGPALAVFLQSHHEQMPSLRLDRDEMEAVIDYILSLKTERTAPAGANQED from the coding sequence ATGATGGCCGCGTCGCCCCGATCCGCTCGCGTTCTTGCGCTGGGCGGCCTGCTCGCGAGCGTCGCTGGCGCGCCGGCCATAGCCGGTCCAACTGAGGACCATCGCGTCCGGGGCTGGACCATTGCCACGCAGCTCTGCAGCCAATGCCACGTGATCGGCCGTGCGGCACAGCCGGGCGAGTTCGTCGGTCCGGCCTTCGTCCGAGTTGCGGAGATGCCTTCCACGACAGGGCCGGCGCTGGCCGTCTTCCTGCAGAGCCACCACGAGCAAATGCCGAGCCTGCGGCTCGACCGCGACGAGATGGAGGCGGTCATCGACTATATCCTCAGCCTCAAGACCGAGAGGACGGCTCCTGCGGGCGCGAACCAGGAGGATTGA
- a CDS encoding Glucokinase (Glucose kinase) (fragment), with protein sequence MPASPSSRRRGARPAPIWKVPTASFRTPLDALQVYLDEPRTPRPRSTCLAVAGRVAGGVTRLTNAPWRFDLDGIGVALGLEAVRLVNDRSPGSSASSKRTTQPTWYG encoded by the coding sequence ATGCCCGCTTCGCCGTCCTCACGTCGACGGGGGGCTCGGCCGGCTCCGATCTGGAAGGTGCCGACGGCCAGCTTCCGCACCCCCCTCGATGCCCTGCAGGTCTATCTCGACGAACCGAGAACACCACGGCCGCGCTCCACCTGCCTCGCCGTCGCCGGGCGCGTCGCCGGCGGCGTCACGCGACTGACCAACGCGCCCTGGCGGTTCGACCTCGACGGGATCGGCGTCGCGCTCGGACTGGAAGCGGTGCGGCTGGTCAACGATCGCTCGCCGGGGTCCTCGGCATCCTCGAAGAGGACGACCCAGCCGACTTGGTACGGATAG
- a CDS encoding protein of unknown function (Evidence 5 : Unknown function), whose product MTVAWNAPPEVLEAAEDDPVASEAVHRFARLVGRFVGDLALVFSATGGTYLAGETAPASSRSRETGALGAAFEEEDPFREAMRAVPRFVITRPEPAIDGLAVLLRDENRFLYSGQDWRA is encoded by the coding sequence ATGACGGTCGCCTGGAATGCGCCGCCGGAGGTGCTCGAAGCGGCCGAGGACGATCCGGTCGCAAGCGAAGCGGTCCATCGGTTCGCGCGCCTGGTCGGCCGGTTCGTGGGCGACCTGGCGCTGGTGTTCTCGGCGACCGGCGGCACCTACCTCGCCGGCGAGACCGCCCCCGCATCGTCGAGGTCCCGCGAGACGGGGGCGCTCGGCGCCGCATTCGAGGAAGAGGACCCGTTCCGGGAGGCGATGCGGGCCGTTCCGCGCTTCGTGATCACCCGCCCGGAGCCGGCCATCGACGGCTTGGCGGTGCTCCTGCGCGACGAGAACCGGTTCCTGTACTCCGGCCAGGACTGGCGGGCTTGA
- a CDS encoding conserved protein of unknown function, putative universal stress protein-like domain (Evidence 4 : Unknown function but conserved in other organisms) gives MSIVSIMVAVDDGRHASARVRLAAGLAHRLGARLIGAAAYMPDYPQGYGETAVPMGIVIEEIRQAALARLAGTERSFRNASWLNDRIEWRSDLTAPVRFLKDQSRAADLVVVGLCADDEGVADGMAVDVGDALMGLGRPVLVVPPGVEHLEAGRVIIGWKNTLQTRRAVTDAMPILRCAEAVWVFRISDGKDRAEVEDVVRYLSLHDVNATAHPAKPSGWTVADEMQKAVRDFDADLIVAGAYGYSRLREWFFGGVTRDLLAKPSVCCLMSH, from the coding sequence ATGTCCATTGTCAGCATCATGGTCGCGGTCGACGACGGGCGCCACGCATCGGCGCGGGTCCGGCTCGCCGCGGGACTCGCGCACCGCCTCGGCGCCCGCCTCATCGGTGCAGCCGCCTACATGCCCGACTACCCGCAGGGCTACGGGGAAACCGCCGTGCCGATGGGCATTGTCATTGAGGAGATCCGCCAAGCCGCCCTCGCCAGGCTCGCGGGCACCGAGCGGTCGTTCCGGAACGCCTCGTGGCTAAACGACCGCATCGAATGGCGCTCCGACCTGACCGCCCCAGTCCGGTTTCTTAAGGACCAGTCCCGAGCGGCGGACCTCGTCGTGGTCGGGCTCTGCGCGGACGACGAAGGGGTGGCGGATGGCATGGCGGTCGACGTCGGCGACGCGTTGATGGGGCTGGGCCGGCCCGTCCTCGTCGTCCCGCCTGGCGTCGAGCACCTGGAGGCCGGACGCGTCATCATCGGCTGGAAGAACACCCTGCAGACCCGCCGGGCTGTAACTGACGCCATGCCGATCCTGCGTTGCGCCGAGGCCGTCTGGGTGTTCCGGATTTCCGATGGCAAGGACCGCGCCGAGGTCGAGGATGTGGTTCGCTACTTGTCGCTGCACGATGTAAACGCGACGGCGCATCCGGCAAAGCCTTCGGGCTGGACCGTCGCCGACGAAATGCAGAAGGCGGTGCGTGACTTCGACGCCGACCTGATTGTGGCCGGCGCCTACGGCTACAGCCGCCTGCGGGAGTGGTTCTTCGGCGGGGTCACACGCGACCTGCTGGCGAAGCCTTCCGTCTGTTGCCTGATGTCGCACTGA
- a CDS encoding putative transcriptional regulator, Crp/Fnr family (Evidence 3 : Putative function from multiple computational evidences; Product type r : regulator) encodes MPTREPLARLVRRLEEAGTLGERERQAILSLRLRPRLVPARADIGLKQDPQAAHLVLRGVACRYHMLSDGTRSIVGLFFPGDLCGGHSASPAKHHGSLGALSPSLVADVPFRTLEALIGDHPGIGRALWWLALVELGIAQQWLANGGLEAERRIAHFVCEILARSEATGMAAVDAFSGGIRQGVIADLAAVCLVHVNRVLHALQDAGLIRLERGVVKVPKPSRLAAYADFDAGYLHLAGRAATEPGSEISLSCGTGLARIRTSAGVVGPGARPGSANDAWPCQGQ; translated from the coding sequence ATGCCAACGCGGGAACCGCTCGCGAGGCTCGTCCGGCGGCTGGAGGAGGCCGGCACGCTGGGCGAGCGCGAGCGGCAAGCCATCCTCTCCCTGCGCCTCCGACCACGGCTGGTGCCGGCCCGTGCCGACATCGGCTTGAAGCAGGACCCACAAGCCGCGCACCTCGTGCTGCGCGGGGTGGCCTGCCGCTACCACATGCTGTCCGACGGCACCCGCAGCATCGTCGGCCTGTTCTTCCCGGGCGACCTTTGCGGCGGCCACTCGGCTTCGCCGGCCAAGCACCATGGCTCACTCGGGGCGCTCTCGCCGTCCCTCGTCGCCGACGTCCCGTTCCGTACCCTGGAAGCCCTGATCGGGGACCATCCCGGCATCGGGCGGGCCCTGTGGTGGCTGGCCCTCGTCGAGCTCGGCATCGCGCAGCAGTGGCTGGCGAACGGCGGTCTGGAAGCTGAGCGGCGGATCGCGCATTTCGTCTGCGAAATCCTGGCCCGGTCCGAGGCCACCGGCATGGCCGCCGTCGACGCCTTCTCGGGAGGGATACGCCAAGGCGTCATCGCCGATCTCGCCGCGGTCTGCTTGGTCCACGTGAACCGGGTGCTGCACGCTCTTCAGGACGCCGGCCTGATCAGGCTGGAAAGAGGGGTGGTGAAGGTGCCCAAGCCCAGCCGGCTCGCCGCCTACGCCGATTTCGATGCGGGCTACCTACACCTGGCAGGGCGAGCCGCGACTGAGCCGGGCTCCGAAATTTCCTTGTCATGCGGGACCGGTCTGGCACGGATCCGAACTTCAGCCGGTGTCGTGGGCCCGGGAGCACGTCCCGGGTCGGCCAACGATGCCTGGCCGTGCCAAGGCCAATGA
- a CDS encoding putative molecular chaperone, heat shock Hsp20 family (Evidence 3 : Putative function from multiple computational evidences; Product type f : factor), with translation MNLRSLLTLGDRVGAPMSDHQAMMLLLQRLANQMFGDLRFGLPPLLQGAAVPRMDVVEKDGHFEVTAELPGLVREDIWIELADDMLVISGEKRQDRDETEGSRKITERAYGSFMRTLELPAGIRPEDIEASMDKGVLTVRLPKTVLAARETKRIEIKAP, from the coding sequence ATGAACCTCAGATCGCTCCTCACCCTCGGTGACCGTGTCGGGGCGCCGATGTCCGACCATCAAGCGATGATGTTGCTTCTGCAGCGACTGGCCAACCAGATGTTCGGCGATCTCCGTTTCGGTCTGCCGCCGCTCCTGCAGGGTGCTGCCGTGCCACGCATGGATGTCGTCGAGAAGGACGGACACTTCGAAGTCACCGCCGAGTTGCCGGGCCTCGTTCGCGAGGACATTTGGATCGAGCTCGCCGACGACATGCTCGTCATCAGCGGCGAGAAGCGGCAGGACAGGGACGAAACCGAAGGATCCCGGAAGATCACAGAGCGGGCCTACGGCTCCTTCATGCGCACGCTGGAACTGCCGGCTGGTATCAGGCCCGAGGACATCGAGGCCAGCATGGACAAGGGCGTCCTCACGGTGAGATTGCCCAAGACCGTCCTCGCCGCTCGTGAGACCAAGCGCATTGAGATCAAGGCGCCCTGA
- a CDS encoding conserved exported protein of unknown function (Evidence 4 : Unknown function but conserved in other organisms) — MSRMLDRSRTIRTRRGRALVFAAVLLAGTGPATTAFAGDAAAAPEVGIVTVEPRPVTLIKELPGRVTPMRIAEVRPRVSGIIVERAFQQGSVVKKGEVLYRIDPLPFEVELESAKALTPSRRPGPPPRPGDRLCPGERLMRPGPPSACWPLS; from the coding sequence ATGTCACGAATGCTGGACCGCTCGCGGACCATCCGCACGCGAAGGGGCCGAGCCCTGGTTTTCGCCGCCGTGCTCCTCGCCGGTACCGGCCCCGCGACCACAGCCTTTGCGGGCGATGCCGCCGCAGCGCCGGAGGTCGGGATCGTGACCGTCGAACCGAGGCCCGTGACCCTGATCAAAGAACTGCCCGGTCGGGTCACGCCCATGCGCATCGCCGAGGTGCGTCCGCGCGTCTCCGGCATCATTGTCGAGCGCGCTTTCCAGCAGGGCAGCGTAGTCAAGAAGGGCGAAGTGCTCTACCGCATCGACCCGCTGCCCTTCGAGGTCGAGCTTGAGAGCGCCAAGGCTCTGACTCCATCGCGCCGCCCGGGCCCGCCTCCGCGACCTGGCGACCGACTATGCCCGGGAGAGCGACTGATGCGACCCGGTCCGCCCTCAGCCTGCTGGCCGCTTTCGTGA
- a CDS encoding Histone deacetylase family protein (Evidence 3 : Putative function from multiple computational evidences; Product type e : enzyme), producing MTTLHLTHGSALAHLGPAWHPERADRIRVVERCLEQERFAGLVREQASVVSEAALTRVHEETYVEATIAGLQNGIIAPVDEDTHVSAGTLEAVLRSAGAAVQAVDEVMTGTVRNAFSAMRPPGHHAGRARTAGFCFFNNIAVAARHAQAAHGAGRVAILDWDAHHGDGTQEIFWSDPTVLFCSTHQWPFYPGTGAASECGEHGTIVNVPLPAGADGAMFGEALRTMVLPRIAAFRPDLILISAGFDAHWRDPMSDLALTEADYRWATERLADIADRECDGRIVSLLEGGYDLVGLARSVEAHVTALLEPASCRIQDVIGSTPKAYTAACNPRTSGQSPAVI from the coding sequence GTGACGACCCTGCACCTCACACACGGATCGGCGCTTGCCCACCTAGGACCTGCATGGCACCCCGAGCGTGCCGACCGCATCCGGGTCGTCGAGCGCTGCCTGGAACAGGAGCGCTTCGCTGGTCTCGTACGCGAGCAAGCTTCGGTCGTCTCTGAGGCTGCGCTGACCCGCGTGCATGAGGAGACCTACGTCGAGGCTACGATTGCTGGTCTGCAGAACGGCATTATCGCGCCTGTAGACGAAGACACACACGTCTCGGCTGGCACGCTGGAGGCTGTGCTGCGCAGTGCCGGTGCTGCGGTGCAGGCCGTAGACGAAGTCATGACGGGCACCGTTCGCAATGCCTTCTCGGCCATGCGGCCGCCCGGGCACCATGCAGGCCGGGCGCGGACCGCCGGCTTCTGCTTCTTCAACAACATCGCCGTCGCCGCGCGTCACGCCCAGGCGGCGCATGGTGCAGGCCGCGTCGCAATCCTGGATTGGGACGCTCACCACGGAGACGGCACCCAAGAGATCTTCTGGAGCGACCCGACCGTGCTCTTCTGCTCGACCCATCAATGGCCATTCTACCCCGGCACGGGCGCGGCGTCAGAGTGTGGCGAGCACGGCACGATCGTGAACGTGCCGCTTCCGGCCGGGGCGGACGGAGCCATGTTCGGTGAGGCGCTCCGCACGATGGTACTCCCTCGCATCGCGGCGTTCCGGCCTGATCTCATCCTGATCTCCGCCGGCTTCGACGCGCACTGGCGCGACCCAATGTCCGACCTCGCGCTCACTGAAGCGGACTACCGGTGGGCCACAGAACGGCTCGCAGACATTGCCGATCGGGAGTGCGACGGGCGCATCGTCTCGCTGCTGGAAGGCGGCTACGACTTGGTGGGGCTGGCGCGCTCGGTGGAGGCCCACGTCACAGCCCTGCTCGAACCAGCGAGCTGCCGCATCCAGGACGTAATCGGGAGCACGCCGAAAGCTTATACGGCGGCGTGCAATCCGCGAACTTCAGGTCAGAGTCCGGCCGTTATTTGA
- a CDS encoding protein of unknown function (Evidence 5 : Unknown function): protein MPVTLACLFYASRVRALGSPLLLARAGPFANASLDPHQRRGGYPPLNLAQDLKSWRQ, encoded by the coding sequence GTGCCTGTAACTTTGGCATGCTTGTTCTACGCCTCACGAGTACGAGCTTTGGGAAGCCCACTCCTGCTCGCACGCGCCGGCCCTTTCGCCAATGCCAGTCTTGATCCACATCAACGACGCGGCGGATACCCGCCTCTTAATCTGGCGCAGGATCTGAAAAGCTGGCGCCAATGA